In Nerophis ophidion isolate RoL-2023_Sa linkage group LG03, RoL_Noph_v1.0, whole genome shotgun sequence, the following are encoded in one genomic region:
- the LOC133548710 gene encoding G-protein coupled receptor 22-like, with the protein MHIISCPKEEATMSNVTVTDNTEPLTHTVSPAAPGPCSYPLSFQVSITGFLMLEILLGLSSNLTVLVLYCMKSNLISSVSNIVTMNLHVLDVLVCVCCIPLTMVVVLLSLEGDAGLLSCFHEACVSFASVATAANVLAITLDRYDISVKPANRVLTMRRALALMTFIWVLSLVSFLVPFMEVGFFANAELNQTLAESSVHPNQYYTELGLYYHLMAQIPIFFFTAVVMLITYSKILQALNIRIGTRFHASQKKKVRRKKRPSMTAMTPQPEATDASQSSGGRNPTLGMRTSVSVIIALRRAVKRHRERRERQKRVFRMSLLIVSTFLLCWTPITVLNTVILSVGPSDLMVKLRLGFLVMAYGTTIFHPLLYAFTRQKFQKVLKSKMKKRVVSIIEADPTPNNAIIHNSWIDPKRNKKVTFQDKDARRNCLSSEAVE; encoded by the coding sequence ATGCATATCATCTCCTGCCCAAAGGAAGAAGCCACCATGAGCAACGTCACGGTCACCGACAACACCGAGCCCCTCACCCACACCGTGAGTCCGGCCGCGCCGGGCCCCTGCAGCTACCCACTGAGCTTCCAGGTCTCCATCACGGGCTTCCTCATGCTGGAGATCCTCCTGGGCCTGAGCTCCAACCTCACCGTGCTGGTCCTCTACTGCATGAAGTCCAACCTCATCAGCTCCGTCAGCAACATCGTCACCATGAACCTCCACGTCCTGGACGTGCTGGTGTGCGTCTGCTGCATCCCCCTCACCATGGTGGTGGTCCTGCTCTCGCTGGAGGGGGACGCCGGGCTGCTGAGCTGCTTCCACGAGGCCTGCGTCTCCTTCGCCAGCGTGGCCACGGCCGCCAACGTGCTCGCCATCACCTTGGACCGCTACGACATCTCCGTCAAACCGGCCAACCGGGTTCTGACCATGCGGAGGGCCCTGGCGCTCATGACCTTCATATGGGTGCTGTCCTTAGTCAGCTTTTTGGTGCCCTTCATGGAGGTGGGCTTCTTTGCCAATGCGGAACTCAACCAGACCCTGGCGGAGAGCTCGGTCCACCCCAACCAGTACTACACGGAACTGGGTCTCTATTACCACCTGATGGCGCAGATTCCCATATTCTTCTTCACCGCCGTGGTCATGCTCATCACCTACTCCAAAATCCTGCAGGCGCTCAACATCCGCATCGGCACGCGCTTCCACGCCTCCCAGAAGAAGAAGGTGCGCCGGAAAAAACGCCCCTCCATGACGGCCATGACCCCCCAGCCGGAGGCCACCGACGCCTCCCAGAGCAGCGGCGGCCGCAACCCCACTTTGGGTATGCGCACGTCGGTGTCGGTCATCATCGCCCTACGCCGGGCCGTGAAGCGCCACCGGGAGAGGCGGGAGCGCCAGAAACGGGTCTTCAGGATGTCCCTCCTGATCGTGTCCACCTTCCTTCTCTGCTGGACGCCCATCACCGTGCTCAACACCGTCATCCTCAGCGTGGGCCCCAGCGACCTCATGGTCAAGCTCCGGCTGGGCTTCCTGGTCATGGCGTACGGCACCACCATCTTCCACCCGCTGCTCTACGCCTTCACCCGGCAGAAGTTCCAGAAGGTGCTGAAGAGCAAGATGAAGAAGAGGGTGGTGTCCATCATCGAGGCCGACCCCACGCCCAACAACGCCATCATCCACAACTCCTGGATTGACCCAAAGAGGAACAAAAAGGTGACGTTCCAGGACAAGGACGCGAGGCGGAATTGTCTGTCCTCCGAGGCCGTGGAGTGA